DNA from Babylonia areolata isolate BAREFJ2019XMU chromosome 35, ASM4173473v1, whole genome shotgun sequence:
ctgtgttgtgctgtcctgtcctgtcctgtcctgtgctgtgttgtcctgtcctgtgctgtcctgtcctgtcctgtgctgtgctgtcctgtgctgtgctgtcctgtgctgtcctgtcctgtcctgtcctgtcctgtcctgtcctgtcctgtgctgtcctgtgctgtgctgtcctgtcctgtcctgtcctgtgctgtcctgtgctgtcctgtgctgtgctgtgctgtgctgtgctgtgctgtcctgtcctgtgctgtcctgtcctgtcctgtgctgtcctgtgctgtcctgtgctttcctgtcttgtcctgtgctgtcctgtcctgtgctgtgctttcctgtcttgtcctgtgctgtcctgtcctgtgctgtcctgtcctgtcctgtgctgtgctgtgctgtgctgtgctgtgctgtgctgtgctgtcctgtcctgtgctgtcctgtcctgtcctgtgctgtgctgtgctgtgctgtgctgtcctgtcctgtcctgtcctgtcctgtgctgtgctgtgctgtcctgtcctgtcctgtgctgtcctgtcctgtcctgttgtcacgctctataagagagcggactagaaacccccacccagcccagcactaacacccagacaacacaaacacagactacaacaatccggggttcacatacatttgtttaatcacacacctagcttgcccacaaacaataaccacaaccccagctgcaacaacacttaaataacaatggataaatataacacacacacacacacacacacaaaaacccacacacaaaaaaaacagagctttaagataaggaaacaagcacaacgttaatgatgtagtgacgacgacgacgaacagtaagtgacgacgacgaggaacagtgacgacgaagacgaacagtgacgactaagacgaacagtgagtgacgacgacgaagacgaagaacagcgacgacgaagacgaagaacagcgacgacgaagacgaagagacgaacacccagacagctgagcgccaggtcagagaacgctggcgacggaagccagcggcaggcggcagcagccaacggaggcctggaccaaggaagtcaaacgcaggcagaggggttcccggggagacagtggagggtcagtggaagagtagggaagtccgtggataaacacgaaagtgggaatgCTGAAACCACTGTAAtagcctattatccactggtaggattcacttttggacaacCCCAATTAAACAACTTAAATGTACCCAgcccagaattcgtaaagaaaacaaatcttacaaaatttcagtttaacccctccctgatcaacacatgggctacagaatagatcaattttactcagctgcactatttcggaagtttaaaaggctgacaacaaccacacccaagagcaaggataacggaaaaggataaggggggtagtttggaatattcttGCTTATGTgtcatatataatacagtgacacacatacgcacacattaatAGAACGAATaactgaaggggttcacaaggaagacttaaatctagattttacggttgaacccttCAATACATGTAACAattattttatcacattcttataaaatttatgtctaaaaatgcatatgcatcctacaaatgcacataaaagagcaaagtattatatttactcaaatattcgctccctcctctctctctctctctctctctctctctctctctctcattcacggacatgaacacaagacagacagacagaacacaagttaggactgtctttacagtctcctcttaccttccagagaggtaccactaccccaaagctggaagttcacacagagaacacagagaccacgaccactcggaggaaactgatccccactacaagcgtcgaaatgggcaagcagccctgaagagagccaaagactggcacggctgcctcctctgacagtcgcgggcgaaaagcccagaatcttgtcatttgttgacaaggaagaggctgatctcagttcagtgacagcctgaactgagaccgagacagactgagtatctcgtgcaaaccgcacaacccacactgctctctagctagatggggtgggtgaacgagggggtttagcactcatatctgattttgtcatgagatgtgacaacagcccccctcacaagttcaaacgaagattgaaacttaattataaacatgtcacacagaatgacaaacacaataacacacattccCACTGCCGTATCATCCACAATGTCTTCTCAAACAGAGACATATGCCAAGGCACTGCCCTCCTGAAACTAAATGTAAGGAAaaggcgaaaacaacaacaacaacatcaaaactatgAAGTCTGGAATAACAGGATGAATTGCAAATTATAGAATTGCCAACCTTACCAACTAATAAGTAGTATTAAAAGATACACATGGCCAGTATACAGCTGCCTCATTCAGGTGTTAACACTCAAACTGGGCCGTATTCAGATCATATTTCATCCAACTCTGGCAGACGACTGAGGAAGTCAGCACCAACGTTTTCTTTGCCAGGAATGGCTTGCACCCTGAACGAGAAAGGCTGCAACTGTAGAGCCCAGCGcgtcagtctgccgctgaccgtttTGGCCCTGTCTAGATATTGCAGCGGTGCATGGTCCACCTGGACGACAAACTCCTTCCCGTAGAGGTAGGGTTCAAACCTCTGAATACCCCACACAAGAGCCAGGCATTCCTTTTCAATTGTGGGGTAATTGCGTTCGGCTGGGCTCAATTTCTTACTGGCACACGCCACTGGTTGAGCACCCATACCTTGATCTTGGAGCAGAAGAGCTCCCAACCCGACGTTCGAAGCGTCAGTCCGCAGTATGAAAGGCTTGGACAGATCGGGGAGACAGCAAACTGGCCTACTGCAGAGGATTTGTTTGAGCTGCAGAAAAGCTCTCTCGCAGTACTCATCCCAGATAACTTCGTTTGGCTCCTTGCTCTTGGTTTTCTCAGTCAAGGGAAGAGCGATTTCCGCAAACTGAGGAACGAACCTCCTGTAGAACCCCACGAGGCCCAGAAACCCTCGGAGCTGTCGTTTCGTACAGGGACGAGGTGATTCTCGGATCTTCTCCATTTTTTCTGCATCCGGCCAAATTTTCCCAGCACCCACATGGTGACCCAGATAGTCTAACTCCCTGTGGCCGAGAAAACATTTGGAGGGCCGTGCTGTCAGTTTGCAATCACGCAACCGGGAAAACACGCTGCGTAAGAGCCTTAGATGCCGTGTTTCAACGACGGAGGAGATGAGAACATCGTCCATGAAGTTGTCCACGTCCGGGCTGTTGAGAGGCAGTACTAACTTCCGCATCATGCGGGAAAATACTGCGCCAGCAGTTTTGAGGCCAAACGGCATTACACACCACTGGAAGTGTCCCTGAGGAGTAGTGAAAGCTGTTTTAGGGCGATCAGCTTCCGCCATGGGGATCTGCCAGTACCCCTTTGAAAGGTCTAGCTTCGAGAACACCTTTTTCCCTGATAACCGGGAGAACAGTGCCTCTACATCTGGCATTGGTTCAGCATCAAACACGGTTATCTTATTGATGCGACGGAAATCGACGCAAAACCGTACcttcccatctttcttctttACGAGGACGATAGGAGAGGAGTATGGGGACGAGGATGGCTCTATCACGCCCATCTTCAACATTTGTTGGACCTCCTCTTGAATCGTCTCACGTTGGGAGTAGGGCAGTGGATACTGCTTAGCCCTAATAGGGGTGTCAGAGGTGAGATTGAGCGTGCATGTCTCGAGGTTCGTACAGGCAGGCAAGTCAGTGAGAACATCCCTAAACCCTCGAGTCATTTCACGAATGGCCTCTTTCAGTGAGGAGTTATCAGCGGCCAGCACAACATCCTCCGGACCTTCAGTTGCCTCCAGGGGCATGAGTGGAATGTCGCGTTCCACTGTCCTCGTTCCTTCCCAGACCTCTGGGTCTTCAATCACAGCCAGAGCCACAGTCCCTCGAGGAGTGCGCTCAATGTATTCTTTCAACAGATTGGCGTGGTACAGCTTTTCTTTCTCGCCAATCTGAACGCAATAATCTGCGATGCCCACACGACGCAGAACAGTGTATGGACCCTGCCATTCAAGTTccagtttgttctgtttggtggGGCGAAGGAGAAGTACTTTGCTTCCCTCAGCGAActgtctttgctttgctttggcaTCAAAATAACCCTTGTACCGCCTTGAGGCCCTTTCGAGGTTTTGCTGAGCAATGGTACAGGACTCTGCGATTCTGTTTCGCAGTTCTACCACGTATTcagcagcagtctgaatttctggCCTCTGAGGGTGGAGCCAGTGTTCTCTGAGGATCTGCATGGGACCCCGTACTGTCCTCCCATAGAGCAGCTCGAAAGGCGAGTAGCCAGTGCTCTCCTGGGGAACTTCTCTGTAGGCAAATAACAGAGCGGGAATCCAGCGGTCCCAGGCTCGAGGTTTCTCGTACGATAGTCTCCGCAGCATTGCCTTCAAAGTAGCGTTAAAACGCTCCACCAACCCGTTGCACTGAgcgtggtagggggttgtggtcAAGCCCCGCACAGACAGAAGGCGATAGACTTCCTGCATGACACTGCCTGTGAACTGAGAACCACGATCAGTCAAAACCTCAGCAGGAACACCTGTACGTGTCCACATGGTGAACAACGCCTCAGCCACAGTTTCAGCCGAAACGTGTTTGAGAGCGACAGCTTCTGGGTACCTGGTCGCATAGTCAACCATTGTTAAAATGTACCTGTTGCCAGACTCAGATGAAGAGGATATAGGTCCTACAATGTCGACAGCTACTCGACTGAAAGGCTCTGAAATGAGGGGCATCTTGACGAGTGGCACTTTCGGGACTCGACCCTTAGCTACCGTCTTCTGGCATCTGTCACAAGAACGGACGAAACGCCGAATGTCAgcacacatgccaggccagtagaaatGTGGGAAAACTCTTCCCTGCGTGCGCTTAACCCCAAGATGACCAGACATGGGGGCTTCATGGGCAAGAAGCAACACTGTGGAACGCAGTTCCTTAGGAACACAGATTTGGGTTGCTTCCCCCCGATGGTCCTTGAAACGCCGCATCAGTATTCCCTGCTTCCTGAAGTACATGACCTCTCCAGATCGTGTCTTTTTGACGGCTTTAGACACAGCCAGCTCCCGAGCTTGACACAGGTCAGGATCGCTATCCTGCTGATGCTCTAGGTCCTGTCTAGACACATGGATCTGGATGTCCTTGACaggcaagggaagtaactctttAGCCCTGGCAGCTGCTTGGGCCCGTGTCTCGACAGCACCCACAAGACTGGCGTCCGAGTAAACGGGCACGGGCACTGAAGTGCCATTCTCGCACCAGGCAGTATTGCCAATAAGGACCTCTTCCACAGGAGCCTCCATTACTGCCACGTCTAGCCTGCCTTCCACGAAAGGAGACTGGAAATCTACTCTGGCGATGGGTAGGACAGAGGTGCATCTCGATTCGGCCAGCACCACACGAACAGTCGCTCCAGTGAAAGAATCTGGACTGACCAGATGGCGTGCAACGACAACCATGTGAGCTCCGGTGTCTCGCAAAGCCGGGACTGAAACCCCGTTGACGAAAGCCTCACATCGTGGCGAGTACTGCTTTGCAGCACAGTTAACGcaaagagatggaggtggggaatgGGAACCCTGCTGCCTAAAGCTCGGCTGTGCCACAAGGGAAACCTCCTTCTGCTGGCGGCACTCTTTGGCCACATGTCCAAGTTTCCCGCAGAGGAAACAGGTAACTCCTCTAGTTCTCTCGACACCCCTTGAGCTGTCGCTAAGAGCGGAACTACCTTGTCCCAGAGATGCGGCCTTTTGCTCTGCATGAGGTTTGGCACCAAGACCATGATCCCTGGATTTCTTGGAAGCTCGTGCCTCACTCTCAGCCATCCGTCCCGCTCTCCTGGCACCGACAACCTTCGAGGTAATGCGTGCTACCTCCTCCACCCTATCTGGCTCTTCACGCTTAACCTCACTGACGAGGTCAGGGTTAAGGGTAGCTAGGAACTGTTCTTGAAGGAACAAGTCCCTTAGGTCCTCTGCACTGTCGTAATCGCGACCAGCAGCTGTGcaccagcgagacagacagaccttaagcCTTTCCAGAAATTGGATAAAGGTCTCCTCTGCAAGCTTCCGCATCGATCGGAAACGCTTGCAGTACGCATGGGCATCTAGCCGAAACTCGCGGAGTAAAGCTGCTTTCAATGACTCGTAGTCATGAAGTCTCTCCGGAGGCACTCGCAGACAAGCGTCCCTAGCTTGACCTTGTAACAAGGTTACCAAGCGAGCCGCCCATGAACTTGGCTTCCA
Protein-coding regions in this window:
- the LOC143277793 gene encoding uncharacterized protein LOC143277793, translated to MGADMGLTGEALARFVVDAAAKEDERANREEERRYRRWRDHREDEYREEERRYREKRDEEDRQRFERKMELKQEEVEAQISQPFSLAPYDGKGDFDDFLTHFERVALLNKWKPSSWAARLVTLLQGQARDACLRVPPERLHDYESLKAALLREFRLDAHAYCKRFRSMRKLAEETFIQFLERLKVCLSRWCTAAGRDYDSAEDLRDLFLQEQFLATLNPDLVSEVKREEPDRVEEVARITSKVVGARRAGRMAESEARASKKSRDHGLGAKPHAEQKAASLGQGSSALSDSSRGVERTRGVTCFLCGKLGHVAKECRQQKEVSLVAQPSFRQQGSHSPPPSLCVNCAAKQYSPRCEAFVNGVSVPALRDTGAHMVVVARHLVSPDSFTGATVRVVLAESRCTSVLPIARVDFQSPFVEGRLDVAVMEAPVEEVLIGNTAWCENGTSVPVPVYSDASLVGAVETRAQAAARAKELLPLPVKDIQIHVSRQDLEHQQDSDPDLCQARELAVSKAVKKTRSGEVMYFRKQGILMRRFKDHRGEATQICVPKELRSTVLLLAHEAPMSGHLGVKRTQGRVFPHFYWPGMCADIRRFVRSCDRCQKTVAKGRVPKVPLVKMPLISEPFSRVAVDIVGPISSSSESGNRYILTMVDYATRYPEAVALKHVSAETVAEALFTMWTRTGVPAEVLTDRGSQFTGSVMQEVYRLLSVRGLTTTPYHAQCNGLVERFNATLKAMLRRLSYEKPRAWDRWIPALLFAYREVPQESTGYSPFELLYGRTVRGPMQILREHWLHPQRPEIQTAAEYVVELRNRIAESCTIAQQNLERASRRYKGYFDAKAKQRQFAEGSKVLLLRPTKQNKLELEWQGPYTVLRRVGIADYCVQIGEKEKLYHANLLKEYIERTPRGTVALAVIEDPEVWEGTRTVERDIPLMPLEATEGPEDVVLAADNSSLKEAIREMTRGFRDVLTDLPACTNLETCTLNLTSDTPIRAKQYPLPYSQRETIQEEVQQMLKMGVIEPSSSPYSSPIVLVKKKDGKVRFCVDFRRINKITVFDAEPMPDVEALFSRLSGKKVFSKLDLSKGYWQIPMAEADRPKTAFTTPQGHFQWCVMPFGLKTAGAVFSRMMRKLVLPLNSPDVDNFMDDVLISSVVETRHLRLLRSVFSRLRDCKLTARPSKCFLGHRELDYLGHHVGAGKIWPDAEKMEKIRESPRPCTKRQLRGFLGLVGFYRRFVPQFAEIALPLTEKTKSKEPNEVIWDEYCERAFLQLKQILCSRPVCCLPDLSKPFILRTDASNVGLGALLLQDQGMGAQPVACASKKLSPAERNYPTIEKECLALVWGIQRFEPYLYGKEFVVQVDHAPLQYLDRAKTVSGRLTRWALQLQPFSFRVQAIPGKENVGADFLSRLPELDEI